CATCGCTTCTGTCTGTGGAAGAAGACGGGAGATGGAAGACGCCGTCGCTGTGCATCCGTTTTTTTACCGTCAACAGACGGAATTTTCCTCATTCGGATATCACTTCTGCGGCGTTTACGATGGCCATGGCTGTTCCCATGTACGACACCGTTTTAATCAAAGTTTTTTACGTTGTCTGTCATTTTcatgttgttttgttttaaaatctgTTTAGGTAGCGATGAGATGTAGAGAAAGGCTACACGAGCTAGTGCGGGAGGAGCTTGAGGCTGATGATGCTGACTGGGAAAAGTCAATGTCGCGTAGCTTCACGCGCATGGACCTAGAGGCTGTGGCGTTGAACGGAGGTGGTACGGCGAATTGCCGGTGCGAGCTTCAGAGGCCGGAGTGCGACGCGGTGGGGTCTACCGCGGTTGTGTCCATCCTCACACCGGAGAAAATCGTTGTGGCTAATTGTGGAGATTCCCGTGCGGTTCTATGCCGTAACGGGAAAGCTATTCCTTTGTCCTCCGACCATAAGGTTATCATCGTTGATCTCTTAGTTGTGTTAGTACAATTGTCTTAAACGTTCACGTCACTGTCATTGTTGTATCTTAGATCTACGGTTATGGTTCACTGTAAAATGGCAAACAAGAATTTCGTTACGTGTCGCGTCTAAAACTTAGCCATCAGTTTCTCCTTGTTTAATGCACctttaaatgttattattattgttttttttttttggaagaatTCGATTTTGATTAATGGGCATGCAACATCTGGACGGTTGTTAAGAATGTAAAAGACTTTTTAGGTTAGAAGATCTGTTAAAGTTTCTGAGTTCTAGGTTCTCTTTTAATCCGTCGTGTCATTGTTTTCGATGCCTTTTTAGGTTTGTTTacatgtctctctctcttgttttatTAGCCGGACCGTCCAGACGAGCTAGACCGGATTCAAGCAGCGGGTGGTCGGGTTATCTACTGGGATGGCCCACGTGTCCTTGGAGTACTTGCAATGTCACGAGCCATAGGTCAGTAACATTGATTACACTTGACGAAACACTCTGTCCCCGTCCTATTGTCTGTACAAAAAGTTTCCGTACTTTCGataattaaaagtttaaaactcGTATCGCCgcgaaaaatttatttatttattttcttcatttcaGGCGATAATTACTTGAAGCCGTACGTTATCAGCAAACCGGAAGTAACCGTAACGGACCGGGTCAAGCAAGACGAGTTCCTTATACTAGCAAGCGACGGTCTTTGGGACGTTGTCTCAAACGAAACTGCATGTAACGTCGTTCGAATGTGTCTGAAAAGAAAAGTCAACAGTCAGCTAACGTCTTCACCGGAAAACGATGTTGCTGGCGCTGGAAACGTGGTCGTCGTCGGAGGGGATGTGTCGAATAAAGCGTGTGATGAAGCGTCGATTTTGCTGACGAGGCTTGCGTTAGCTAGACAAAGTTCTGACAACGTAAGTGTTGTGGTGGTTGATCTCCGAAGAGACACGTAGTTGtttcttgtctctctctctctttctctctctctctcgtaatgtttgtttttttgtccCGAGTCATGATGACTTTTGGGGctttctttaacttttttttgctcTTCGGTTTAAGATGAAGGGTTTTTAATTTTAGCTTGACTTTTGGTATCACTTCGCAAGTGAACAGCGGTTTACATCTTCAGAAATTTTCACCCGTAGGTGAAACTGCGGTTAAAAAAACGTGAAGTTTCTTACATTTTTAGTTTCGGAATTTTTTACCATAGTATCTTTTTAGATGACAAATCTTATCATTCCTGAAACTAAGACAAATTAGAATCAATTAATTATACGATACCGAGTCATGTTTATGGAGCTTTGCTAGTTCTATTAATGTATGCCTGTATCACTATCCAAGTTCTACAAAAGTTAGTAAATTATGATTTGTGTTAGTACCATAATgcatgttaattttaaaaactaatgtTCTAATGAGAACTTTCAAGTTAATAGATGTTATATACTGCATATTGTGCTTGAATGACAGACAAACAGTTAAAGCAAGAACACTACTCCTACAAAAGTTATACGTGTTGATGAATTAACATTCTCTACTTTTTCTTTTGTAGCagctttttgttatatataaactACAAAGTCATCAATAAGTTTGGATTCATGAAACATCAATAATGTAATGTGTCCAACACAATGACAGAAACGCGTGTGGTTTACACACGCTCATGTGACATGTGAGAAGAGTCCTACTCCATAGAGTGTTGACTGTAGTCGATAAAAATCTAATGTATCGTTGAAATTTGAAAGTAGTCAATTTTGTTTTCCAAAAAGCTGAGCTGACCTGGAAACTTAGTGAGAGCAAACTCTTCAGACTTCATATATCAAAGGATTTGAGACATTAACCATATGATATTTTGTTAAGCAAAAAACTATCGTTTATTTGATTAACAAAGTCCAATCAGATAGTATACATCAAAGACACGTCCGAGTGTAATTAAATCCAATCCTCAGatctcaagaacaatctcttcaGTCTGCCTTCTTGAGAGATAAACTCTACAAGCCAATTACAAATGTTCTCTTCGATGAATTGTAAAACAGGCTAACAAATCTATTTATgctaaagttaaaaaaaaatctatttaggCTAACAAATGTTCTACAAGCCAACATCTATGCCACCGTTCATGTTTCCACGTCATCAGCCAATGCTTCCAGATGAGCTTCCTTCGTTCACTCTAGCTCCTATATTCTTGTTCTTCCGTCTAAAATATGACTTCAGAGGTTTATCTAAGCAAATCGCATTGGGTTTAAGATAATGAACTTTTATGGAAGTTATCCCACAACCATCTGAAGAGGAACTTATTAATCCCTATTTTATATCATCAGCCAGGAAAATTCTAGGGTAACTCACTGCTTCTCTTTCAGTTTTGTAATTTCGTTTATTCAGATTCTCAACTCCACGGTTTGCATTTCTGAATCCTCTTCCATTGATAAATTATACGTCAACCAGAGTAGAATAAATATGTCCTATATTGAATTGGTCTGAATTTCTAGTTTACTAATGGATAAATTCATAGTTAACCATATCTACTTATGGAGAGTCAGTGGCATAGATGTTGTTGTAACCATATTAACTTTTATTCTCAGGTTCACACACACAAGTGTGTGTTTATACGAAGGAATTGATTTATTATGTTTCTAAATTATAAACGAGACATATGTTGGCCTGGCCCATTGTCCTCTCCAATAAAGCCCAAATCAAACATTTCATTTTGTCGCCGGCAGTTATCAATCGACGTTGGGATTCCAGAGGAGAGGCGAGAGTAAATCATCCGCTGCAGGCGTTGCCGGAAACTTAACATGGACTCGCACCACGCGTCTCTAGGACGTCGGACCGTAAGGATTCCCTTCGTCGCCGTCTTCATCTTCGCCTGACGGTATTTTACATCtgtgatttgatttgattctttttttccgCTTTCTGTGATCTCGTAGTTGGAGGAGATCCGTCAAAAGAGAGCCGCTCAAAGGCTTAGCAAAACTTCTTCAGGTCCAGATCTTAGCGAGATTCCGATTCCTACGGCTGGTAATTTCATCTCTTATTCAATTTTGGTTTTGAAATAAGGAATCTACTTATAGATTCTTTCAATCGTAATCCGTTGCAGGGATCAGGAAATCCGAGAGCGAGAATCGACTTTCTGAGGTAATATTCTATCAAAATTGATCATAATTTTGCTGAGTCTATAATTGAACATTAGAGGTTTTTTATTGGTTTTATTGATATTATGAACTTGCTGATGATTATGGTTTGTTTATCTCCACAGACAGATGTTGGTGCTTTATATTCTCAGCTCAAAGAGCTGCAGAAGAAGAATGCAGACATGGAGGAGCGTAACAAAATGTTGTATTCAAAGGTATCCTTCTTTCCTTTGCAGGAAAGCAGATCCcgtatctttttcttttgtataaattgtattgattgttttttcttttgtccatGGGCTTCAGCTTCAGACAAATGAAGCTGAGAATGAATCACTTGAGACTCGGTTGAATGTGCTAGTGAGTTACAgtttaaagctttttttttgttttacatcatTATCCATTCCTCGTTCAGTTTGTGTTGTAATGTCTTGACATATGTTCTTGTGGGATGGATATAACAGGAACAGAACACAGTGCCATCTCTGAGAAAAGCTCTAAAGGAAATTGCAATGGAGAAAGATGCTGCTGTTGTTTCACGAGTAGGGATTACTCATGTTTTAGTTTTAATGATGTCAAATATAACCTACTCTTGATTGCATTTTGATTggtatatatttattacttatagGAGGATCTCTCAGCTCAAGTTAGGACTTTGAAGAAACGTGTTAAGGAGGCAGAGGAGGAACAATATCGAGTATGCAGATAGCCTTTATGTCTTCCGAATATTAAGTTTCCTTTTTCCTTGTTTTCTAAACTTACTATTTACTCATTGTTGATAGGCTGAGGAAGATGCAGCATCTCTCAGAGCAGAGCTTAACTCGATACAACAACAAACAATGGGTACTTCATTTGTTGGAGTTTCCCCGGACCAAGTATTAGAGAAAGAGATGGCCAAACTAAAATTAGAATTACAGGTTTGAGATAGATACTTTCTCGTCAGTCTTTATTTTGACGATAGTAATGTTCTTAATATACACAGAAAGAATCAATGTTGAGGCAGCAAGAACAACAGCGTGTAGCTGAAGAACAAACACGAGTTGCTTCGTTATTGTCTGAAAAGCAGGAACTGGAACAGAAAATTTCAGCTTTATCTAGCGGTGCCTCAGgtaatacttgatgttttgcAAGTCTCGCTGTTTCAAAACTAGTCCTTATACAGCTGTGGTGTTTGGATGCATTAGCCTACgtgtaaaatgtttttttttgactaatttaaGGAATAGTCTTACTGAATGTGCACTTTTGGATACATATCAATAACTCTGTTCCCATGTTATTTGTTATGCAGAAGCATCAGAGTCAagtcaaaaagtattttcagtGGTAAGAAAATTTTAGCTAACCCTGTACTGCCACTTGCCAGCATATATGCCTTCAACGTTTTATGGAATTCTTGAGGTTTGATTGGTTTCCATGTAGGAAGATAAAGAAATACTTGAGAAGCAGTTGCATGATATGGCTGTTGCACTTGAAAGACTGGAAAGTAGTAGACAAAAGCTTCTCATGGAGGTATTGTCTCAACTTTCTGCAATCAGTGTATACAATAGTCAAGGGTATGAGCGGAGAAAAAATTTTCACGCACTATGTTTTTCAGATTGACAACCAATCATCTGAAATAGAGAAGCTTTTTGAGGAGAACTCGAACCTCTCGGCTTCGTATCAAGAATCAATCAACATCTCAAAGCAGTGGGAGAATCAAGTAAGAGTCACGTTTCCTTTTGAGTGAGAAACAATTCCCTGgaatttaaattgatttgtaTCAAATGTTATAGGTGAAAGAATGTCTAAAGCAAAATGTAGAACTCCGTGAAGCTCTGGACAAGTTAAGAACAGAACAAGCTGGTACTCTATCACGAGTGTCTCCAGAAGTTCAGGCAAATGGGTCACATGGAACTGAAACTCTGTCCCTCAAGGTTTTAACTTCAGCAGCTCTTAAGTTATATTATGAAGTAAACCTGTGATTAAAATTCCGCATCACCTTTCTTTCAGAGCGAACTGGCGAAAGAACAGAGCAGAGCTGAATCGTTATCTGCGCAAGTTCTCCAACTGTCAGCTCAACTCCAGCAAACAACACAAGCATACAATGGGCTTATGCGTGTGTAAGTTTCATTCACATAGTTTCGTCTTCAACCGTTTTTGAGATCCTATTTTGTTGATTAATCGTTTGCCATATATTACAGCTATAAACCCGTGCTTAGAAACATTGAGAGCAGCTTAATCAGGCTGAAACAAGATGGATCAGTTACAGTGGCACAGTGAGTCAAGGGCACACCTCTGAGTATTGAATAGAAATTGTATACAACAAACACATATTTGGAAACTAAGGAGACCGTGAGATTAACTCATCAACACTTTTTCTGTACTAAACAATATGATTGGTTGTTTCGTGTTTCGGTTTGGTTAAGAGTTTGTCTAGAGTAGAATTAAAATTCGGTTCGGTAGATTTAACACCGGTTCGGCTCGGGTTCGAGAGAAACTGGGCCTTAGTAACTTGAGTTGGGCTGATTATAATCATATGACGGTTTTAGAATCTTCATATTTTTCGCGGGAAATGATTTCTTCCATAGCAGCAACCGGAGGACCATCAACTTTCCGGCGAGATCCCGATCCAAACGCTCTCAGGCTATCACGCCGGAAAACGTTCATCTCTCTCCTACGAAACTGCAAGAACGTCGCTCAGGTTCCACCGATACACGCCAAGATCATCCGAACCTTCCATGGACAAGACGCTTTCGTTGTCTTCGAACTTATCCGCATCTGCTCCACTCTCGATTCAATCGACTACGCATACGACGTGTTTCGTTACGTCTCCGACCCTAACGTGTATCTCTACACCGCCATGATCGATGGATTCGTCTCATCCAATCGTTTCTCTGATGGAGTTGCGTTGTATCGTCGTATGATTGACGATTCGATCATGCCTGATAACTACGTGACCACCTCTGTTCTGAAAGCGTGTGATTTGGAGGAGTGCAGAGAGGTTCACGGTCACGTTTTGAAACTCGGGTTCGGGTCTAGCAGATCGGTGAGGCTAAAACTGATGGAAGTCTACGGGAGATATGGAGAATTGGCTGATGCGaagaaggtgttcgatgaaatgcctgagagagATGAGGTTGCGGCGACGGTTATGATAAACTGTTATTCTGAGAGTGGTTATATGAAAGAGGCGTTAGAGCTGTTCAAAGATGTTAAGGTTAAAGATACGGTTTGTTGGACTGCGATGATCGATGGGTTGGTTAGAAACAAGGAGATGAACAAAG
Above is a window of Brassica napus cultivar Da-Ae chromosome A10, Da-Ae, whole genome shotgun sequence DNA encoding:
- the LOC106420290 gene encoding probable protein phosphatase 2C 78, yielding MAEICYENESVITKTTSTVVTRTAATTTTKRRERSSSQAARRRRMEIRRYKFVSGEQDPVFVDGELQRRGRRESTVIYELAKTETAKEVVVLCESLSSTVMALPDPDAYPKYGIASVCGRRREMEDAVAVHPFFYRQQTEFSSFGYHFCGVYDGHGCSHVAMRCRERLHELVREELEADDADWEKSMSRSFTRMDLEAVALNGGGTANCRCELQRPECDAVGSTAVVSILTPEKIVVANCGDSRAVLCRNGKAIPLSSDHKPDRPDELDRIQAAGGRVIYWDGPRVLGVLAMSRAIGDNYLKPYVISKPEVTVTDRVKQDEFLILASDGLWDVVSNETACNVVRMCLKRKVNSQLTSSPENDVAGAGNVVVVGGDVSNKACDEASILLTRLALARQSSDNVSVVVVDLRRDT
- the LOC106420276 gene encoding myosin-14-like codes for the protein MDSHHASLGRRTLEEIRQKRAAQRLSKTSSGPDLSEIPIPTAGIRKSESENRLSETDVGALYSQLKELQKKNADMEERNKMLYSKLQTNEAENESLETRLNVLEQNTVPSLRKALKEIAMEKDAAVVSREDLSAQVRTLKKRVKEAEEEQYRAEEDAASLRAELNSIQQQTMGTSFVGVSPDQVLEKEMAKLKLELQKESMLRQQEQQRVAEEQTRVASLLSEKQELEQKISALSSGASEASESSQKVFSVEDKEILEKQLHDMAVALERLESSRQKLLMEIDNQSSEIEKLFEENSNLSASYQESINISKQWENQVKECLKQNVELREALDKLRTEQAGTLSRVSPEVQANGSHGTETLSLKSELAKEQSRAESLSAQVLQLSAQLQQTTQAYNGLMRVYKPVLRNIESSLIRLKQDGSVTVAQ